The Panicum virgatum strain AP13 chromosome 5K, P.virgatum_v5, whole genome shotgun sequence genome has a window encoding:
- the LOC120706807 gene encoding polygalacturonase At1g48100-like, giving the protein MPPPMRPPVKRTRPQLRPRPVPLVTTVLISVLVLISVLCCHPVAADASRALHYHRKHRRHHSRHHRAENGGGHIALPPAPALPPDVDGDSPAEPPGSPPDAGDAPAPAPAPRRRHHMPCSPPSRHPHSPAPAGAPAPTPAKQPPNKTTEPRSRAKPPSPAPARAPSHSHATKPPSLSPARPPSLSPRKPPSLSPSHAKPAPCTPVKSKPPKPSPARPPRPSTASPPAAHPPAKTSTRAPAQTPRPSPAKPQPPAPSTTVKPPPHAQAKPPTPSPAQPPRPPALPPAVSKPIPPPAPAPAKDSSSAVFDVRAFGASGNASGDDTRAFRAAWKAACSFSSSGATLLVPPDGVFTITSTIFAGPCKPALTFQIDGVLMPPDGPASWPAADSRRQWLVFYRADGVTLAGKGTIEGNGEEWWDLPCKPHRGPNGSTLPGPCDSPALIRFVLSNDVTVRGLRIENSPQFHLKFDGCARVLVDGLFVSSPAFSPNTDGVHVENTTAVQILNSRIYNGDDCVSIGAGCSDVHIENITCGHGHGISIGSLGVHNTRACVSNVTVRNARIVDSDNGLRIKTWQGGAGAVSAVEFTGVRVQNVRNCIVIDQYYCLGSGCANQTSAVRVDGVAYRDIRGTYNPRGGAPIRLACSDAVACTGIAMSGVELLPAGGRGAAGLAEPFCWNAYGVMETLTEPPVYCLQEGRPDSLQDQLTTC; this is encoded by the exons ATGCCGCCGCCGATGAGGCCGCCGGTGAAACGCACGCGTCCCCAGTTGCGTCCTCGTCCGGTGCCATTGGTGACGACGGTGCTCATTTCCGTATTGGTGTTGATCTCAGTGCTGTGCTGCCATCCTGTCGCCGCCGACGCGAGCAGAGCGCTGCACTACCACCGGAAGCACCGGAGGCACCACAGCAGGCACCACCGCGCGGAGAACGGCGGCGGCCACATCGCCCTGCCCCCTGCCCCCGCGCTCCCTCCCGACGTCGACGGCGATTCTCCGGCCGAGCCGCCGGGTTCGCCCCCCGACGCCGGTGAcgcgccagcgccagcgccagcgccgcgcCGTCGGCACCACATGCCGTGCTCCCCGCCGTCGCGTCATCCTCATTCGCCGGCACCGGCCGGCGCACCGGCGCCCACTCCAGCCAAGCAACCGCCGAACAAGACAACCGAGCCACGCTCTCGCGCcaagccgccgtcgcccgcgccaGCCAGAGCACCATCGCATTCTCATGCTACTAAGCCACCGTCGTTGTCGCCGGCGAGGCCACCGTCACTGTCTCCCAGAAAGCCGCCGTCATTGTCACCTTCGCATGCCAAACCGGCACCCTGCACGCCGGTTAAGTCTAAGCCACCAAAGCCATCTCCagcacggccgccgcggccctccacGGCAAGCCCACCGGCGGCACATCCTCCGGCCAAGACATCAACCAGAGCTCCTGCACAGACACCGCGGCCCTCCCCTGCCAAGCCACAGCCACCGGCGCCTTCGACGACGGTCAAGCCACCGCCACACGCCCAGGCCAAGCCCCCCACGCCATCGCCAGCCCAGCCACCGCGGCCACCGGCGCTCCCTCCAGCCGTGTCAAAGCCaattccgccgccggcgccggcgcctgccAAGGACAGCTCATCAGCCGTGTTCGACGTGAGGGCGTTCGGGGCGTCGGGAAACGCCTCGGGCGACGACACGCGGGCGTTCCGCGCGGCGTGGAAGGCGGCGTGCTCCTTCAGCTCCTCCGGGGCCACGCTGCTGGTGCCGCCGGACGGCGTCTTCACCATCACCTCCACCATCTTCGCCGGGCCGTGCAAGCCCGCGCTGACCTTCCAG ATCGACGGCGTGCTGATGCCGCCGGACGGGCCGGCgagctggccggcggcggacaGCCGGAGGCAGTGGCTCGTCTTCTACAGGGCCGACGGCGTGACGCTGGCGGGGAAGGGCACCATCGAGGGCAATGGCGAGGAGTGGTGGGATCTCCCGTGCAAGCCTCACCGG GGCCCCAACGGATCGACGCTGCCCGGACCATGCGACAGCCCAGCA CTGATACGGTTCGTCCTGAGCAACGACGTGACTGTGCGCGGCCTGCGGATCGAGAACAGCCCGCAGTTCCACCTCAAGTTCGACGGCTGCGCGCGAGTTCTCGTCGACGGCCTCTtcgtgagctcgccggcgttcagcCCCAACACCGACGGCGTCCACGTCGAGAACACCACGGCCGTCCAGATCCTCAACTCCAGGATCTACAACG GCGACGACTGCGTCTCCATCGGCGCCGGCTGCTCCGACGTCCACATCGAGAACATAACatgcggccacggccacggcatAAG CATCGGCAGCCTGGGCGTGCACAACACGCGCGCCTGCGTGTCCAACGTCACGGTCCGGAACGCGCGGATCGTCGACTCCGACAACGGCCTCCGGATCAAGACGTGgcagggcggcgctggcgccgtGTCGGCCGTCGAGTTCACCGGCGTGCGGGTGCAGAACGTCAGGAACTGCATCGTCATCGACCAGTACTACTGCCTAGGCAGCGGGTGCGCCAACCAGACCTCCGCGGTGCGCGTCGACGGCGTCGCGTACCGGGACATCCGCGGCACCTACaacccgcgcggcggcgcgcccatCCGCCTCGCCTGCAGCGACGCGGTCGCGTGCACGGGCATCGCCATGTCCGGCGTCGAGCtgctgccggccggcggccgcggcgccgcggggCTCGCGGAACCCTTCTGCTGGAACGCGTACGGGGTCATGGAGACGCTCACGGAGCCGCCGGTCTACTGCTTGCAGGAAGGCCGCCCGGATTCTCTGCAAGATCAGCTCACGACTTGCTGA